The Cryptococcus neoformans var. neoformans B-3501A chromosome 7, whole genome shotgun sequence genome window below encodes:
- a CDS encoding hypothetical protein (HMMPfam hit to HhH-GPD, HhH-GPD superfamily base excision DNA repair protein, score: 69.3, E(): 1e-17) has protein sequence MSRRPNLRSTKLALNQKVSIIPTDAVKAEPPSSKLTYSSLRRPTRSSATVEELASPVKKNKLNIAKYEYKGSIPSPRKRPRIDDVVKEEEIETKASPIKSPAKKPLPQVALAKPHAAPAKWEEQYRLIEKMRRGIVAPVDDMGCERPRTNTEGDPKTFRFHILISLMLSSQTKDAVTSAAVTSLHTSLPGGLSAASLAAAPLETIQECINKVGFWRRKAEYIQEAAKTLLEQEGDEKGDVPKTVEGLCKLKGVGPKMAFLALQCAWDINAGIGVDVHVHRITNRLKWHRPPTSTPEQTRLNLQSWLPPHLHKPINPLMVGFGQVICLPVGPRCDICLLGQKEICPSRVKGANAKGRKEVTYSFKEEEDELAIGQWRWGQAKGVKSEAKVEIGYEGGLEKIKDEEPENSVEVEQMIKEPGMRRPDEVLEVLDQVDGPTDIGAEPVIKTENVDW, from the exons ATGTCGAGAAGGCCAAATCTCCGCTCAACAAAGTTAGCACTCAACCAGAAGGTCTCTATTATCCCAACAGATGCAGTCAAGGCAGAGCCGCCAAGCTCCAAGCTTACGTATAGTTCCCTCCGTCGACCGACCAGATCGAGTGCTACAGTGGAAGAATTGGCATCGCCcgtcaagaagaacaaaTTAAACATCGCCAAGTACGAATACAAGGGCTCGATACCTTCCCCTAGGAAGCGTCCAAGGATAGATGATGTtgtcaaggaggaagaaattgaAACAAAGGCAAGCCCAATAAAGTCTCCGGCAAAAAAACCATTGCCACAGGTAGCGCTTGCAAAGCCTCATGCGGCCCCTGCAAAATGGGAAGAACAGTACCGATTGATTGAAAAGATGAGACGGGGTATTGTCGCTCCTGTTGATGATAT GGGCTGCGAACGGCCGAGAACCAATACCGAAGGAGATCCAAAG ACTTTTCGTTTCCACATCCTCATATCTCTCATGCTCTCCTCTCAAACAAAAGATGCTGTGACCTCAGCAGCCGTCACCTCTCTTCACACCTCTCTGCCAGGTGGTCTTTCTGCCGCCTCTCTGGCCGCTGCACCCTTGGAAACCATCCAGGAATGTATCAACAAGGTTGGATTCTGGCGACGAAAGGCAGAATACATCCAAGAGGCTGCAAAGACACTTTTggaacaagaaggagatgagaaagGAGACGTGCCAAAGACGGTCGAAGGTTTGTGCAAGTTGAAGGGCGTAGGGCCTAAAATGGCTTTCTTGGCCCTGCAATGCGCTTGGGATAT TAATGCTGGAATCGGAGTTGACGTCCACGTTCATCGCATCACAAATCGCCTCAAATGGCACCGTCCACCTACATCCACCCCAGAACAAACCCGACTCAACCTTCAATCATGGCTTCCCCCCCATTTACATAAACCTATCAACCCCTTGATGGTCGGTTTTGGTCAAGTGATCTGTCTCCCAGTTGGGCCTAGGTGCGATATCTGTCTGTTAGGCCAAAAGGAGATATGCCCAAGTCGAGTAAAAGGGGCGAATGCCAAGGGCAGAAAAGAGGTGACGTATAGCttcaaggaagaggaggatgaactTGCTATCGGGCAGTGGCGGTGGGGTCAAGCGAAGGGAGTTAAGAGTGAGGCCAAGGTTGAGATTGGATATGAGGGAGGATTAGAGAAAATCAAAGATGAGGAACCAGAGAATTCGGTCGAGGTGGAGCAGATGATTAAGGAACCAGGGATGAGACGACCTGATGAAGTGTTAGAGGTCTTGGATCAGGTAGATGGCCCCACGGATATCGGGGCAGAGCCTGTCATAAAGACCGAAAATGTCGATTGGTAA
- a CDS encoding hypothetical protein (HMMPfam hit to RhoGEF, RhoGEF domain, score: 114.5, E(): 2.5e-31; HMMPfam hit to SH3, SH3 domain, score: 112.3, E(): 1.2e-30), producing the protein MQSNQWGQYPYSQQQQPSFLNSQPTGFPGAGLQPMQTGFPQQQRPQQTGIAGAQPGQNYAFLNQPPSSNFRGNGIAPQMTGFPGGTGMVSQQTGMMPQQTGFNASANAGRMMPQQTGFQGGMMSQPTGMMSQSTGMGLTPQQTGWQGGAGLMSQPTGIGRLQAQPTGMPHDPRLQTMMQSFMPSNMSQPFSSGVPQFAQSSQPLQQTFQSLLQNPSVNTPKIPWTLSRQEKKDYDQIFRAWDTKGDGFISGDMARNVFGQSGLSQDDLMKIWNLSDVDNRGKLNLPEFHVAMGLIYRALNGNQIPDKLPEELVPASMRDIDSTVNFMKDLLKHESISRPGTASPAYSTPASASKDALLYKHSDEVPSTYKPSSRHLDRKSVRYGGEDPDAGLKDIRRKLENTSSLLEKSAEKSAEDEELEEEIETLQYRVKRIQEDIEYTSKGRRTAEKDEERRKLERELLYLMHEKLPELERRQERRREEKAMEERAGVRRRDERNKTHGRFDDRDRDRDEYERYRGTYDRERDRSRERDRYDYDRDRRDRSRDRSRDRYDRYDKYDRDRRDDRDRYDRPRSPTGVRSPPPAPPPPSASATSSSAPPPPPAPTSSSSVPSTKNMTPEERKAYIREQAQRRIQERLKALGVSSEDKEEEVDTSVQDRLEKERKEAEEKSRRAEEAQKERDEARKRRLAEAGGAAAEPKSEEKPAEPAAPSLKSAMKKPAAPPPAPTPRSKAAPVPPPSRAHPAPAPPAAPTPPTPQPPTPKPDEDDPEELELRRREEAAAKAKAERRARLEALQKEEEEERRQEEALLAARKNRSLGASPVPPAAETPKEEASSSAAPSPAPPAPPAPPAPPAPPAPPAESAPSYNPFRKPGGAPGATPSPAAPAGGFNPFFKPPAAASVSPSPAAESPALAAPPPPAPPPPPADPAFQPPRGPRSPPSEPEWEDIAEKQVDESDSSDDEYTTSRAGRQGLAQALFGNIMGGSSPSTSRPGSAAPQAPKEPPKALANVGGGNPEQGRGALLSAIQGGARLKKAQTVDKSGPPDIGRVIGDAAPPSHIRETPREYAPPSPPAAAPGPVEERAPSPAPPSEDSFISGNPNRQSIDWYAGLAADASHPAASVGETSMLEPPQEEEEEKGQHGYEQIEKPRVQIEGEDDLNEFDFATTIRVRALYEFVGTRDVDLSFKEDVVIEAHPAKDESSPWWYGTVVKDGSKGWFPKNYVEHIQAVRAKALYSYAAGDPDQLPFAEGDILEVVDRSENDWWKVENTGIIFLVPAAYLEIIDANETSRGLSTQVATDENLGISPEPAAPTDIEAQSMSTIPEVTSAMEQLKLPAEGYLEAEISDSLQSTEDSRRLSAHSIPPPLRTRPRAISTLSIASTAMSHTPSFITDNEEDEGESSSDDSILSFWSSDESSSESEDETEPEEEPPADDKLAKIEKPRKERRAAPKPPKKEIDAEKEVERKKREEQRQAILAATGLQLKREPSGAPAQRLGRVASRRRPAPNVPGRKRRHAPAVPEGKSKKLPSPPSKEIQSDRLETGDAYARYEAFLAQSAQVQSQPLPRPEAVRTESRPPSQVLSPQHTGPTAGAALSPASTTTSLPISTLSLGKETGGKITGFLKSMMTPHGHEPKRPSISGPTITRVDEPPASPAPGSGIFSSGEELDAGFGKTWSSLVEPSVLETMDKRERKRQEAIFEFVATEIGYNRDLQLIVEVFYTSLLPLLDEKALTVIFANIEDILLFNTGFLSALEERQKAARLYIDRIGDVLGFLNEAGVYMAIKLLQSLREEKPELDVHLKHIQATNSSIRGLDLSHYLLIPMQRITRYPLLIKQIIAYTPYDSSDLPSLQSALHAVERIVSRINESVREAEGQERLRVLSENLWIGGEGRLDLTAPTAFLGPRKLIKEGPVSKAKSGRKLSMVLCNDILVLLEDKSLYRMPLALHEVEVRQTRDSMGFALKADQRRGGDTIALKCVLLFPND; encoded by the exons ATGCAGTCGAACCAGTGGGGGCAATACCCCTACAGccagcaacagcagcccTCATTCCTCAATTCCCAGCCAACAGGCTTCCCTGGGGCTGGTCTCCAGCCCATGCAGACCGGCTTCCCTCAGCAACAGCGTCCGCAACAGACAGGCATCGCAGGAGCTCAACCAGGCCAGAATTATGCCTTCCTCAACCAGCCTCCTTCGAGCAACTTCAGGGGGAATGGTATTGCCCCGCAGATGACCGGGTTTCCGGGCGGTACAGGCATGGTATCCCAGCAGACAGGAATGATGCCCCAACAGACTGGGTTCAATGCTTCCGCGAATGCTGGCAGGATGATGCCTCAACAAACTGGATTCCAAGGAGGTATGATGTCCCAACCAACAGGAATGATGTCGCAATCGACAGGGATGGGATTGACTCCGCAACAGACTGGTTGGCAAGGTGGTGCTGGCTTGATGTCGCAGCCCACCGGCATTGGCAGGTTGCAGGCTCAACCTACTGGTATGCCTCATGATCCAAGACTGCAAACTATGATGCAGAGCTTCATGCCTAGCAACATGTCACAG CCATTTTCTTCGGGCGTTCCCCAGTTTGCCCAGTCGTCTCAGCCTCTGCAGCAGACTTTCCAGTCGCTTTTGCAAAATCCTTCCGTCAATACACCCAAGATCCCATGGACTCTCTCCCGtcaagagaagaaggattatGACCAAATCTTCAGGGCTTGGGATACTAAGGGTGATGGATTCATTTCTGGTGATATGGCCAGGAACGTCTTTGGTCAGAGTGGTTTGAGTCAGGACGATCTCATGAAGATCTG GAACCTTTCCGATGTTGACAACAGAGGCAAGCTCAACTTGCCTGAGTTCCACGTTGCGATGGGTCTTATTTACCGGG CCCTTAACGGCAATCAGATCCCTGATAAACTTCCTGAGGAGCTCGTCCCTGCCTCTATGCGAGACATTGACTCCACAGTCAACTTCATGAAAGACCTCCTCAAGCACGAGTCTATTTCTCGGCCGGGTACTGCCTCTCCTGCATACTCGACCCCTGCCAGTGCTTCTAAGGATGCTCTTCTTTACAAACACTCTGACGAAGTGCCTTCCACATACAAGCCGTCTTCCAGGCACCTCGATCGCAAGTCTGTGCGTTATGGCGGCGAAGATCCCGACGCCGGCTTGAAGGACATTCGACGAAAACTCGAAaacacctcttccttgctcgAGAAGTCTGCTGAAAAATCTgcagaggacgaagagcttgaagaggagattgagactTTGCAATACCGTGTGAAGCGTATCCAGGAGGATATTGAATATACTTCCAAGGGTCGTCGTACTGCTGAAAAGGACGAGGAACGCCGAAAACTTGAAAGAGAATTGCTTTATCTCATGCACGAAAAGCTTCCCGAGCTTGAGCGGAGGcaagagaggagaagggaagaaaaggccaTGGAGGAGCGTGCCGGTGTaagaagacgagatgaGAGAAACAAGACTCATGGGAGATTTGATGATCGAGACAGAGACAGGGATGAGTATGAGAGGTACCGAGGGACATATGATAGGGAGAGGGACAGAAGTCGAGAGAGGGATAGGTATGACTATGACAGGGATCGACGAGACAGGTCGCGAGATAGGTCTCGTGACAGGTATGACAGGTATGACAAGTATGATCGCGACAGACGGGATGACCGCGATAGGTATGACCGACCTCGATCACCAACCGGCGTGCGCTCCCCACCCCCtgcacctcctcccccatCCGCCTCTGCTACCTCCAGCTCTgcccctccacctcccccAGCCCcgacatcctcttcctccgtccCTTCTACAAAGAATATGACTCCTGAGGAGCGAAAAGCTTACATTCGTGAGCAGGCTCAACGACGTATCCAAGAGCGTCTCAAGGCTCTCGGTGTTTCTTCCGAGGataaagaggaggaagttgaTACCAGCGTGCAGGACaggttggagaaggagaggaaagaagccgaagagaagagtagaagggcagaagaagcgcaaaaggaaagagatgaagctaggaagaggagattggcAGAGGCTGGtggtgctgctgctgagccTAAGAGTGAGGAGAAACCCGCTGAACCCGCTGCGCCTTCTTTGAAGAGCGCCATGAAGAAGCCTGCcgcccctcctcctgcaccGACACCTCGAAGCAAGGCCGCTCCTGtgcctccaccttctcGTGCCCACCCTGCTCCCGCTCCCCCTGCCGCTCCAACTCCTCCCACCCCTCAGCCTCCTACGCCTAAACCCGACGAAGACGATCCTGAAGAGCTCGAGCTCCGACGTCGAGAGGAAGCCGCtgccaaagccaaagccGAGCGTCGAGCGAGGTTGGAAGCTCtgcagaaggaagaggaagaggaacgaagacaagaagaggctTTGCTGGCAGCTAGGAAGAATAGGAGTCTTGGGGCTAGTCCGGTTCCACCTGCGGCCGAGACACCCAAGGAGGAAGCAAGCTCATCTGCTGCTCCTTCCCCTGCACCTCCTGCACCTCCTGCCCCACCCGCCCCACCCGCGCCTCCTGCACCCCCCGCGGAATCTGCGCCTTCTTACAACCCTTTCCGAAAGCCCGGGGGTGCCCCTGGTGctactccttctcctgctgCCCCTGCTGGCGGCTTcaatcccttcttcaaacctCCCGCCGCTGCCTCTGTTTCGCCCTCTCCTGCTGCCGAATCACCTGCACTGGCAgctcctccccctcctgcGCCTCCCCCACCACCAGCGGACCCCGCCTTCCAGCCTCCTCGAGGCCCCCGATCTCCTCCTAGCGAACCCGAATGGGAGGACATCGCGGAGAAGCAAGTCGACGAGTCTGATTCTTCCGACGACGAGTATACTACTTCTCGTGCTGGTCGTCAAGGCCTGGCTCAGGCTTTGTTCGGTAACATTATGGGTGgttcatctccttctactTCCCGTCCAGGTTCCGCGGCCCCTCAAGCGCCAAAGGAGCCCCCCAAAGCACTTGCCAATGTTGGCGGTGGAAACCCCGAGCAAGGAAGGGGTGCATTGTTGTCCGCTATTCAGGGTGGTGCCAGGTTGAAAAAGGCTCAAACCGTCGACAAATCTGGACCTCCCGATATCGGCAGGGTTATTGGTGACGCCGcgcctccttctcacaTCCGGGAAACTCCCCGAGAATACGCgccaccatctcctcccgCCGCTGCTCCTGGTCCTGTGGAAGAGCGAGCTCCTTCCCCCGCGCCACCTTCGGAGGACTCGTTCATCAGTGGTAATCCCAACCGTCAGTCTATTGACTGGTACGCTGGTCTCGCTGCCGATGCCTCCCACCCGGCTGCCAGCGTGGGCGAGACATCCATGCTTGAACCTCctcaggaggaggaagaagagaaagggcaaCATGGATATGAGCAGATTGAGAAGCCGCGTGTCCAAATCGAGGGTGAAGACGATTTGAACGAGTTTGACTTCGCTACCA CCATTCGAGTGCGAGCACTCTACGAATTCGTTGGTACCCGAGACGTGGACCTTAGTTtcaaggaggatgtggtGATTGAGGCTCACCCTGCAAAGGATGAGTCCAGTCCCTGGTGGTATGGCACCGTGGTGAAAGATGGCAGCAAGGGTTGGTTCCCCAAGAACTATGTCGAACACATCCAGG CTGTCCGCGCGAAAGCGCTTTACTCCTACGCCGCTGGCGATCCAGACCAACTGCCCTTCGCTGAAGGGGACATCCTCGAAGTCGTCGACCGATCCGAAAATGACTGGTGGAAGGTTGAAAACACtggcatcatcttccttgtGCCTGCTGCATACTTAGAGATTATCGATG CTAACGAAACTTCAAGAGGCCTGTCTACTCAAGTTGCAACAGACGAGAATTTGGGCATCAGTCCTGAACCAGCGGCTCCTACTGACATTGAAGCGCAATCAATGTCCACGATTCCGGAAGTCACCAGCGCCATGGAACAGCTCAAGCTACCAGCTGAAGGGTATCTGGAAGCAGAAATCTCGGATTCGCTGCAATCCACTGAGGATTCACGTAGACTGAGCGCCCACAGTATCCCACCCCCGCTTCGCACCCGTCCTAGAGCCATTTCAACGCTCTCAATAGCAAGCACGGCCATGTCGCATACGCCCTCGTTCATCACTGacaatgaagaggatgaaggggaaTCTTCGTCCGATGACTCGATACTCAGCTTTTGGTCTTCTGATGAGTCTAGTTCTGAATCTGAAGACGAGACTGAACCTGAAGAGGAGCCGCCTGCAGATGATAAGCTGGCCAAAATCGAGAAGCCCAGGAAGGAACGCCGTGCGGCGCCCAAACCTCCTAAGAAGGAAATCGACGCTGAAAAAGAAGTTGAGCGTAAAAAACGTGAAGAACAACGCCAGGCTATTCTTGCTGCCACGGGTCTTCAACTCAAGCGTGAGCCATCCGGAGCGCCTGCGCAAAGACTTGGGCGAGTTGCATCCAGAAGAAGACCAGCGCCCAATGTCCCAggcagaaagagaagacaCGCCCCAGCAGTGCCCGAAGGTAAGAGCAAAAAGCTACCTAGCCCTCCATCGAAAGAAATTCAGTCAGACAGATTGGAGACGGGAGATGCATACGCTCGGTACGAGGCATTCCTCGCTCAGTCTGCTCAGGTTCAATCCCAACCTCTACCTCGACCTGAGGCAGTCCGAACCGAGTCTCGACCGCCATCCCAAGTCCTCTCTCCCCAACATACTGGGCCTACAGCGGGAGCTGCTTTGTCTCCTGCATCAACCACAActtctcttcccatttCCACCTTGTCACTCGGCAAGGAAACAGGCGGAAAAATCACCGGCTTCCTCAAGAGTATGATGACACCACATGGACACGAACCTAAACGACCATCCATTAGCGGTCCTACGATTACGAGGGTAGACGAACCTCCTGCCTCTCCGGCCCCTGGATCAGGTATTTTCAGCTCAGGTGAAGAATTAGATGCCGGGTTTGGTAAGACTTGGTCTAGTCTGGTAGAACCGAGTGTTTTAGAAACGATGGATaagagggagagaaagaggcaaGAAGCGATTTTTGAATTCGTCGCTACTGAGATTGGTTATAACAGAGATTTGCAATTGATTGTGGAG GTGTTTTACACCTCTCTTTTGCCTCTGCTGGACGAGAAAGCTCTTACTGTCATCTTTGCCAACATTGAAGACATCCTTTTGTTCAATACTGGATTTCTCAGTgctttggaagagaggcAGAAAGCAGCAAGGCTGTATATCGACAGGATCGGTGATGTGTTGGGTTTTCTCAATGAAGCTGGAGTGTATATG GCTATCAAGCTTCTACAGAGCCTTAGGGAGGAGAAACCTGAACTGGATGTTCATCTGAAG CACATCCAAGCGACCAACAGCTCTATCCGAGGCCTCGATCTCTCTCATTACCTCCTCATACCGA TGCAACGAATAACGCGTTACCCTCTTCTTATCAAGCAAATCATTGCCTACACTCCTTACGACTCTTCCGATTTACCCTCTCTCCAATCGGCATTGCATGCAGTTGAAAGGATTGTATCTAGGATCAACGAGAGCGTGAGGGAAGcggaagggcaagaacgATTGAGAGTACTGAGCGAGAATCTGTGGATTGGAGGTGAAGG ACGACTTGATTTAACGGCTCCAACGGCGTTCCTCGGCCCTAGAAAGCTTATCAAAGAGGGACCTGTATCCAAGGCCAAGTCAGGTAGGAAGCTCAGTATGGTTCTGTGTAACGATatcctcgtccttctcgAGGATAAAAGTCTTTATCGCATG CCATTGGCATTGCATGAGGTTGAAGTGCGACAGACGAGAGATTCGATGGGCTTCGCGTTGAAGGCGGATCAGCGAAGGGGAGGGGATACTATTGCCCTCAAGTGCGTACTGCTATTTCCCAACGACTGA